A region from the Mustela erminea isolate mMusErm1 chromosome 2, mMusErm1.Pri, whole genome shotgun sequence genome encodes:
- the CRACD gene encoding cancer-related regulator of actin dynamics isoform X1, which translates to MGTRAFSHDSIFIPDGGAESEQTVQAMSQDNILGKVKTLQRQLSKNIKFGRPPPSAIPMKKADSGEAGLEEDLLLTSPMEIVTHEDVLLSDTENKSSDPPSSQSPLNLPGARSEMEDKVAPVKPSRPKRHLSSAGTIESVNLDAIPLAIARLDNSAAKHKLSVKPKNQRVSKKHRRLARDGPHEHGGLLYQLSPDQNGHSGEDKPVWHEEEPELLDSEEEKRCQEEYWLELEAKCKRQKAEAAERKRLEEQRLQALERRLWEENRRQELLEEKGEDEERERAELQLEAEERQRQEERRRLEEQGGQGRREQVDGRHLEAPEQLRLQRRAQQEEQAVWSGAEAETPRQLQEERQLRELRRQEELEEQQRLEAEKQRRQEEEQREREEQRLREEEQREREEQWLREEEQRRWEKEQREREEQRLWEEEQQRREEERRREEQRQLEEEQQRRREEQLRLEEEQQRREEEQRRLEEEQRQREEEQRQLEEEQRRREEEEEQREWVEKRWLEAEAAARRRAELGKREQVEALRRPEGERREAARGHEEKWQQLDEKRGLRSPKMDFAEKPRKREPLQPEKQSESSEESKICEKQSQDAVPAGEQPGQRGDGPEPDRRARREERPETSAQPPQKQEAQVEVTPGEKKEATAPEKDRKGEELRWQEVDERQSMPRPYTFQVSSGGKQILFPKVNLSPVTPARDAGLASAPHAPKTPRAGAASHALPSSLSVPHTAILVTGAQLCGPAVNLNQIKDTACKSLLGLSEEKKHVDVPALENPPRAPVDPRAGSGKVRAAQESPSSAAALAEWASIRSRILKNAEGEQPRPGDEHPPRARSDSRGNLRRTPPVNAKFSIMPAWQKFSDGGTETSKQNTEAESTRKRPSLGPGVPQPLDTNELPKGAEKPEPADTTEGCKFAKDLPSFLVPSPAYPPQKAGAHSEPGATSDAETSSGRGKPDPSMPGQEEKASPFGIKLRRTNYSLRFHCDQQTEQKKKKRHSSTGDSADGGAPAPGGTRGEKEPEAVAAKPGPSLPPERKPGLSAWKDSAERAPPSPAAAPGPPPAAEHDRAAHRSPLAPKPALAPKPAGQTPPPSPLSKLSRPYLVELLARRAGRPDPESGEPAREPQQSREPRPPSPPPPPEPRKAPPRDEEEAVEPERKPASPAPPAARPEKPCPTPEPGRRVSFSAEKPALQSRHSLDGSKVAEKADTAQPLWITLALQKQKGFREQQATREEKKQAREAKQAEKLSRENVGGGLQPGGGGGGRAGSPHKARAPPEEKQPETAASRLERREQLKKANTLPTSVTVEISDSAPPAPLVKEVTKRFSTPDAAPVSTEPAWLALAKRKAKAWSDCPQIIK; encoded by the exons CGACAGTTGAGCAAAAACATCAAGTTTGGGCGGCCACCACCCAGTGCCATTCCCATGAAGAAGGCAGACAGTGGTGAGGCCGGCTTAGAAGAGGATCTGCTCCTGACCAGTCCGATGGAGATTGTGACTCACGAGGACGTCCTCCTCTCAGACACCGAGAACAAA TCCAGTGACCCTCCAAGTTCTCAGAGTCCTCTGAATCTGCCTGGAGCCAGAAGTGAGATGGAAGACAAG GTGGCTCCCGTTAAACCATCTCGGCCAAAAAGGCACTTGTCTTCTGCTGGAACCATCGAAAGTGTCAACCTGGATGCCATCCCCCTAGCCATCGCTCGCCTGGACAACAGTGCCGCCAAGCACAAACTGTCCGTAAAGCCGAAAAACCAGAGGGTGTCCAAGAAGCACCGGCGACTTGCCAGG GATGGACCACATGAACATGGTGGCCTTCTGTATCAGCTCTCGCCGGACCAGAACGGACACTCGGGAGAAGACAAGCCAGTCTGGCATGAAGAAGAGCCAGAGCTGCTGGACTctgaagaagagaagagatgccAAGAGGAATACTGGCTAGAACTTGAGGCCAAGTGCAAACGGCAGAAGGCCGAGGCAGCAGAGAGGAAACGTCTGGAAGAGCAGAGGCTCCAGGCCCTGGAGAGGAGGCTTTGGGAGGAGAACAGAAGGCAGGAACTcttggaggagaaaggagaagacgAGGAGCGAGAGAGGGCAGAACTGCAGCTGGAGGCCGAAGAGAGGCAGCGCCAAGAGGAGAGGCGGAGACTGGAGGAGCAAGGTGGCCAAGGGCGGAGGGAGCAGGTGGACGGAAGGCACCTCGAGGCCCCAGAGCAGCTGCGCCTCCAGCGCCGCGCTCAGCAGGAAGAGCAGGCGGTGTGGAGCGGCGCGGAGGCTGAGACGCCGCGGCAgctgcaggaggagaggcagctgAGGGAGctcaggaggcaggaggagctggaggagcagcagaggcttGAAGCCGAGAAGCAGCGACGGCAAGAGGAGGAGCAgcgggaaagggaggagcagcgGCTGCGGGAAGAGGAGCAgcgggaaagggaggagcagtgGCTGCGGGAAGAGGAGCAGCGGCGGTGGGAGAAGGAGCAgcgggaaagggaggagcagcgGCTGTGGGAAGAGGAGCAGCAGCGGCGGGAGGAGGAGCGGCGGCGGGAGGAGCAGCGGCAGCTGGAAGAggagcagcagcggcggcgggaGGAGCAGCTGCGTTTGGAAGAGGAGCAGCAGCGGCGGGAGGAGGAGCAGCGGCGTTTGGAAGAGGAGCAGCGGCAGCGGGAGGAAGAGCAACGGCAGCTGGAAGAGGAACAGCGgcggcgggaggaggaggaggagcagcgaGAATGGGTGGAGAAGCggtggctggaggcagaggcagctgccaggaggagggcagagctgggaaagCGGGAGCAAGTGGAGGCCCTGAGGAGGCCGGAAGGGGAGCGTCGGGAAGCTGCGAGAGGGCACGAGGAGAAGTGGCAGCAGCTGGACGAAAAAAGGGGCTTGAGGAGTCCAAAGATGGACTTTGCAGAGAAACCCCGGAAACGAGAGCCCCTGCAGCCCGAGAAGCAAAGCGAAAGCTCCGAGGAATCTAAGATTTGTGAGAAGCAGAGTCAGGACGCCGTGCCAGCCGGAGAGCAGCCCGGACAGCGCGGCGACGGTCCGGAGCCTGACCGTCGTGCGCGTCGGGAAGAGAGACCAGAAACTAGCGCGCAGCCTCCCCAGAAACAAGAGGCGCAAGTGGAAGTGACTCCCggggagaagaaggaagccaCTGCCCCggaaaaagacagaaaggggGAGGAACTCCGGTGGCAGGAAGTGGACGAGAGGCAGAGCATGCCAAGGCCCTACACTTTCCAGGTGTCATCGGGAGGGAAACAGATTCTCTTCCCCAAAGTCAATCTGAGCCCGGTGACACCCGCGAGAGATGCGGGACTTGCCTCTGCTCCCCACGCGCCAAAGACCCCGCGAGCCGGCGCGGCCTCCCacgccctgccctcctccctgagTGTCCCCCACACAGCCATTCTGGTCACGGGAGCGCAGCTCTGCGGCCCGGCGGTCAACCTGAACCAGATCAAGGACACAGCATGCAAGTCCCTCCTGGGCTTGTCGGAAGAAAAGAAGCACGTTGACGTCCCTGCCCTGGAGAACCCGCCCCGAGCGCCTGTCGACCCCCGGGCAGGCAGCGGGAAGGTCAGGGCCGCCCAGGAGTCTCCGAGCAGTGCGGCCGCCCTCGCCGAATGGGCGTCCATTCGGTCCAGGATCCTGAAGAACGCGGAGGGCGAGCAGCCTCGGCCCGGTGACGAGCACCCTCCCCGGGCCCGCAGTGATTCCCGCGGGAACCTCCGGAGGACCCCCCCAGTAAATGCCAAGTTCTCCATTATGCCCGCTTGGCAGAAATTCTCTGACGGTGGCACCGAGACCTCCAAACagaacacagaagcagagagcaCGAGAAAAAGACCCTCGCTGGGCCCCGGGGTGCCCCAGCCCCTGGATACTAACGAGCTCCCCAAGGGTGCAGAGAAACCAGAGCCAGCAGACACCACGGAGGGGTGCAAATTTGCCAAAGACCTCCCGTCTTTCCTTGTCCCCAGCCCTGCTTACCCGCCGCAGAAGGCAGGGGCCCATTCGGAGCCCGGGGCCACTTCGGACGCTGAGAccagcagcgggagagggaagcCAGACCCCTCGATGCCCGGCCAGGAGGAAAAAGCCTCACCGTTTGGCATAAAACTGAGAAGGACCAACTACTCCTTGCGCTTCCACTGCGACCAGCAGACggaacagaagaagaagaagaggcacAGCAGCACGGGGGACAGCGCGGACGGCGGCGCTCCGGCCCCCGGGGGCACCAGGGGAGAGAAGGAGCCTGAAGCCGTGGCCGCCAAGCCGGGCCCGTCCCTGCCCCCCGAGAGGAAGCCCGGCCTGTCCGCCTGGAAGGACTCGGCCGAAAGGGCCCCCCCTTCTCCCGCCGCCGCCCCGGGGCCCCCACCGGCCGCGGAGCACGACCGCGCGGCCCACAGATCGCCGCTGGCGCCGAAGCCGGCGCTGGCCCCCAAGCCTGCGGGTCAGACGCCGCCCCCGTCGCCGCTCTCCAAGCTGAGCAGGCCCTACCTGGTGGAGCTGCTGGCCCGCCGGGCGGGGAGGCCGGACCCGGAGTCCGGCGAGCCCGCCAGGGAgccccagcagagcagggagccccggccgccgtcgccgccgccgcccccggagCCGAGGAAGGCGCCGCCGAGGGACGAGGAGGAGGCGGTGGAGCCCGAGCGCAAACCCGCTTCCCCGGCTCCGCCGGCCGCCCGGCCCGAGAAGCCCTGCCCGACCCCCGAGCCCGGGAGGAGAG TCTCTTTTTCCGCAGAAAAGCCGGCTCTTCAGAGCAGGCACTCTTTGGATGGCTCCAAAGTCGCGGAGAAGGCGGACACCGCGCAGCCGCTGTGGATAACGCTGGCGCTGCAGAAGCAGAAGGGCTTTCGGGAGCAGCAGGCGACGCgggaggagaagaagcaggccaGGGAGGCCAAGCAGGCAGAAAAGCTCTCCAGAGAGAAT GTCGGCGGCGGCCTGCAGCCCGGAGGCGGCGGTGGCGGCAGGGCCGGGTCCCCGCACAAGGCCCGCGCCCCGCCGGAGGAGAAGCAGCCCGAGACGGCGGCGTCCAGGCTTGAGCGCAGGGAGCAGCTGAAAAAGGCCAACACGCTTCCTACATCTGTGACAG TGGAGATCTCGGATTCTGCGCCCCCCGCGCCGCTGGTGAAAGAAGTCACCAAGAGGTTCTCAACCCCGGATGCTGCCCCGGTGTCAACAGAACCAGCCTGGCTGGCTTTGGCCAAAAGGAAAGCCAAGGCCTGGAGCGACTGTCCGCAGATCATTAAGTAG
- the CRACD gene encoding cancer-related regulator of actin dynamics isoform X2: MGTRAFSHDSIFIPDGGAESEQTVQAMSQDNILGKVKTLQRQLSKNIKFGRPPPSAIPMKKADSGEAGLEEDLLLTSPMEIVTHEDVLLSDTENKSSDPPSSQSPLNLPGARSEMEDKVAPVKPSRPKRHLSSAGTIESVNLDAIPLAIARLDNSAAKHKLSVKPKNQRVSKKHRRLARDGPHEHGGLLYQLSPDQNGHSGEDKPVWHEEEPELLDSEEEKRCQEEYWLELEAKCKRQKAEAAERKRLEEQRLQALERRLWEENRRQELLEEKGEDEERERAELQLEAEERQRQEERRRLEEQGGQGRREQVDGRHLEAPEQLRLQRRAQQEEQAVWSGAEAETPRQLQEERQLRELRRQEELEEQQRLEAEKQRRQEEEQREREEQRLREEEQREREEQWLREEEQRRWEKEQREREEQRLWEEEQQRREEERRREEQRQLEEEQQRRREEQLRLEEEQQRREEEQRRLEEEQRQREEEQRQLEEEQRRREEEEEQREWVEKRWLEAEAAARRRAELGKREQVEALRRPEGERREAARGHEEKWQQLDEKRGLRSPKMDFAEKPRKREPLQPEKQSESSEESKICEKQSQDAVPAGEQPGQRGDGPEPDRRARREERPETSAQPPQKQEAQVEVTPGEKKEATAPEKDRKGEELRWQEVDERQSMPRPYTFQVSSGGKQILFPKVNLSPVTPARDAGLASAPHAPKTPRAGAASHALPSSLSVPHTAILVTGAQLCGPAVNLNQIKDTACKSLLGLSEEKKHVDVPALENPPRAPVDPRAGSGKVRAAQESPSSAAALAEWASIRSRILKNAEGEQPRPGDEHPPRARSDSRGNLRRTPPVNAKFSIMPAWQKFSDGGTETSKQNTEAESTRKRPSLGPGVPQPLDTNELPKGAEKPEPADTTEGCKFAKDLPSFLVPSPAYPPQKAGAHSEPGATSDAETSSGRGKPDPSMPGQEEKASPFGIKLRRTNYSLRFHCDQQTEQKKKKRHSSTGDSADGGAPAPGGTRGEKEPEAVAAKPGPSLPPERKPGLSAWKDSAERAPPSPAAAPGPPPAAEHDRAAHRSPLAPKPALAPKPAGQTPPPSPLSKLSRPYLVELLARRAGRPDPESGEPAREPQQSREPRPPSPPPPPEPRKAPPRDEEEAVEPERKPASPAPPAARPEKPCPTPEPGRREKPALQSRHSLDGSKVAEKADTAQPLWITLALQKQKGFREQQATREEKKQAREAKQAEKLSRENVGGGLQPGGGGGGRAGSPHKARAPPEEKQPETAASRLERREQLKKANTLPTSVTVEISDSAPPAPLVKEVTKRFSTPDAAPVSTEPAWLALAKRKAKAWSDCPQIIK, translated from the exons CGACAGTTGAGCAAAAACATCAAGTTTGGGCGGCCACCACCCAGTGCCATTCCCATGAAGAAGGCAGACAGTGGTGAGGCCGGCTTAGAAGAGGATCTGCTCCTGACCAGTCCGATGGAGATTGTGACTCACGAGGACGTCCTCCTCTCAGACACCGAGAACAAA TCCAGTGACCCTCCAAGTTCTCAGAGTCCTCTGAATCTGCCTGGAGCCAGAAGTGAGATGGAAGACAAG GTGGCTCCCGTTAAACCATCTCGGCCAAAAAGGCACTTGTCTTCTGCTGGAACCATCGAAAGTGTCAACCTGGATGCCATCCCCCTAGCCATCGCTCGCCTGGACAACAGTGCCGCCAAGCACAAACTGTCCGTAAAGCCGAAAAACCAGAGGGTGTCCAAGAAGCACCGGCGACTTGCCAGG GATGGACCACATGAACATGGTGGCCTTCTGTATCAGCTCTCGCCGGACCAGAACGGACACTCGGGAGAAGACAAGCCAGTCTGGCATGAAGAAGAGCCAGAGCTGCTGGACTctgaagaagagaagagatgccAAGAGGAATACTGGCTAGAACTTGAGGCCAAGTGCAAACGGCAGAAGGCCGAGGCAGCAGAGAGGAAACGTCTGGAAGAGCAGAGGCTCCAGGCCCTGGAGAGGAGGCTTTGGGAGGAGAACAGAAGGCAGGAACTcttggaggagaaaggagaagacgAGGAGCGAGAGAGGGCAGAACTGCAGCTGGAGGCCGAAGAGAGGCAGCGCCAAGAGGAGAGGCGGAGACTGGAGGAGCAAGGTGGCCAAGGGCGGAGGGAGCAGGTGGACGGAAGGCACCTCGAGGCCCCAGAGCAGCTGCGCCTCCAGCGCCGCGCTCAGCAGGAAGAGCAGGCGGTGTGGAGCGGCGCGGAGGCTGAGACGCCGCGGCAgctgcaggaggagaggcagctgAGGGAGctcaggaggcaggaggagctggaggagcagcagaggcttGAAGCCGAGAAGCAGCGACGGCAAGAGGAGGAGCAgcgggaaagggaggagcagcgGCTGCGGGAAGAGGAGCAgcgggaaagggaggagcagtgGCTGCGGGAAGAGGAGCAGCGGCGGTGGGAGAAGGAGCAgcgggaaagggaggagcagcgGCTGTGGGAAGAGGAGCAGCAGCGGCGGGAGGAGGAGCGGCGGCGGGAGGAGCAGCGGCAGCTGGAAGAggagcagcagcggcggcgggaGGAGCAGCTGCGTTTGGAAGAGGAGCAGCAGCGGCGGGAGGAGGAGCAGCGGCGTTTGGAAGAGGAGCAGCGGCAGCGGGAGGAAGAGCAACGGCAGCTGGAAGAGGAACAGCGgcggcgggaggaggaggaggagcagcgaGAATGGGTGGAGAAGCggtggctggaggcagaggcagctgccaggaggagggcagagctgggaaagCGGGAGCAAGTGGAGGCCCTGAGGAGGCCGGAAGGGGAGCGTCGGGAAGCTGCGAGAGGGCACGAGGAGAAGTGGCAGCAGCTGGACGAAAAAAGGGGCTTGAGGAGTCCAAAGATGGACTTTGCAGAGAAACCCCGGAAACGAGAGCCCCTGCAGCCCGAGAAGCAAAGCGAAAGCTCCGAGGAATCTAAGATTTGTGAGAAGCAGAGTCAGGACGCCGTGCCAGCCGGAGAGCAGCCCGGACAGCGCGGCGACGGTCCGGAGCCTGACCGTCGTGCGCGTCGGGAAGAGAGACCAGAAACTAGCGCGCAGCCTCCCCAGAAACAAGAGGCGCAAGTGGAAGTGACTCCCggggagaagaaggaagccaCTGCCCCggaaaaagacagaaaggggGAGGAACTCCGGTGGCAGGAAGTGGACGAGAGGCAGAGCATGCCAAGGCCCTACACTTTCCAGGTGTCATCGGGAGGGAAACAGATTCTCTTCCCCAAAGTCAATCTGAGCCCGGTGACACCCGCGAGAGATGCGGGACTTGCCTCTGCTCCCCACGCGCCAAAGACCCCGCGAGCCGGCGCGGCCTCCCacgccctgccctcctccctgagTGTCCCCCACACAGCCATTCTGGTCACGGGAGCGCAGCTCTGCGGCCCGGCGGTCAACCTGAACCAGATCAAGGACACAGCATGCAAGTCCCTCCTGGGCTTGTCGGAAGAAAAGAAGCACGTTGACGTCCCTGCCCTGGAGAACCCGCCCCGAGCGCCTGTCGACCCCCGGGCAGGCAGCGGGAAGGTCAGGGCCGCCCAGGAGTCTCCGAGCAGTGCGGCCGCCCTCGCCGAATGGGCGTCCATTCGGTCCAGGATCCTGAAGAACGCGGAGGGCGAGCAGCCTCGGCCCGGTGACGAGCACCCTCCCCGGGCCCGCAGTGATTCCCGCGGGAACCTCCGGAGGACCCCCCCAGTAAATGCCAAGTTCTCCATTATGCCCGCTTGGCAGAAATTCTCTGACGGTGGCACCGAGACCTCCAAACagaacacagaagcagagagcaCGAGAAAAAGACCCTCGCTGGGCCCCGGGGTGCCCCAGCCCCTGGATACTAACGAGCTCCCCAAGGGTGCAGAGAAACCAGAGCCAGCAGACACCACGGAGGGGTGCAAATTTGCCAAAGACCTCCCGTCTTTCCTTGTCCCCAGCCCTGCTTACCCGCCGCAGAAGGCAGGGGCCCATTCGGAGCCCGGGGCCACTTCGGACGCTGAGAccagcagcgggagagggaagcCAGACCCCTCGATGCCCGGCCAGGAGGAAAAAGCCTCACCGTTTGGCATAAAACTGAGAAGGACCAACTACTCCTTGCGCTTCCACTGCGACCAGCAGACggaacagaagaagaagaagaggcacAGCAGCACGGGGGACAGCGCGGACGGCGGCGCTCCGGCCCCCGGGGGCACCAGGGGAGAGAAGGAGCCTGAAGCCGTGGCCGCCAAGCCGGGCCCGTCCCTGCCCCCCGAGAGGAAGCCCGGCCTGTCCGCCTGGAAGGACTCGGCCGAAAGGGCCCCCCCTTCTCCCGCCGCCGCCCCGGGGCCCCCACCGGCCGCGGAGCACGACCGCGCGGCCCACAGATCGCCGCTGGCGCCGAAGCCGGCGCTGGCCCCCAAGCCTGCGGGTCAGACGCCGCCCCCGTCGCCGCTCTCCAAGCTGAGCAGGCCCTACCTGGTGGAGCTGCTGGCCCGCCGGGCGGGGAGGCCGGACCCGGAGTCCGGCGAGCCCGCCAGGGAgccccagcagagcagggagccccggccgccgtcgccgccgccgcccccggagCCGAGGAAGGCGCCGCCGAGGGACGAGGAGGAGGCGGTGGAGCCCGAGCGCAAACCCGCTTCCCCGGCTCCGCCGGCCGCCCGGCCCGAGAAGCCCTGCCCGACCCCCGAGCCCGGGAGGAGAG AAAAGCCGGCTCTTCAGAGCAGGCACTCTTTGGATGGCTCCAAAGTCGCGGAGAAGGCGGACACCGCGCAGCCGCTGTGGATAACGCTGGCGCTGCAGAAGCAGAAGGGCTTTCGGGAGCAGCAGGCGACGCgggaggagaagaagcaggccaGGGAGGCCAAGCAGGCAGAAAAGCTCTCCAGAGAGAAT GTCGGCGGCGGCCTGCAGCCCGGAGGCGGCGGTGGCGGCAGGGCCGGGTCCCCGCACAAGGCCCGCGCCCCGCCGGAGGAGAAGCAGCCCGAGACGGCGGCGTCCAGGCTTGAGCGCAGGGAGCAGCTGAAAAAGGCCAACACGCTTCCTACATCTGTGACAG TGGAGATCTCGGATTCTGCGCCCCCCGCGCCGCTGGTGAAAGAAGTCACCAAGAGGTTCTCAACCCCGGATGCTGCCCCGGTGTCAACAGAACCAGCCTGGCTGGCTTTGGCCAAAAGGAAAGCCAAGGCCTGGAGCGACTGTCCGCAGATCATTAAGTAG